The sequence CGACTGGAACTCCATCGCGACCTCGCCGTAGGTGTCGTCGGCCTCGGCCATCGCCTCGATGATCTCGAGCTGGTTCAGCCCGCCCACCGAGAGGGCGTACATGAACGACACCGAGTCGGTCAGCAGCATGTTGATCTCGCGTTTGCGCGCCGACGCCCGCGAGTACGGGATGGCGACGAGCGAGCCAAAGCCGAGACCGAACCCGATCGATCCCAGAACGAGGCCGATCACGAGGATCAACGCCGGAATCCGGAGCAGTTCGATGATCGCGAGCACCGTCTCGTTGCCCACCGGAATGCCGATGATGTGGTCGATCTGGATCAGCCCGGTGCCGAACAGACCGTACCCGAGCAAGATCCCCAGCAGCCACAGCGCGAGCCCGCTGATGAAGCCGACGCCGAGGGCTCGAGAGAGGTAGAGTTCGACGGTGTCGGTCATCCGGGCCTGGGCGAGTTTGGTTTCGACGTCGGCGACGAACTCGCTGTCTTCGCTGAAGAGTCGGTCGTACAGTGGGTAGAAGTACTCACCGAGTCGATCGGAGCCTGCTGATACCTCTCCTGCACCCGGCGCGTCGTCTGTCTGCAGGCTCATGCGTCTCGGTCCTCCGCAGCGTCAGCCGGCGACCCGGTCTCTGCCGCCGATTCGGTTTCCTGATCGTCCGTAGTGATCCCGTTGTCCCCGTCGTCTGAATTGGCGTCCCCCGCGAGACTGTCACCGAAGACCGACGGCGACCTCGACCTGTCGGTCGAGTCGCCAGCGGCGTCGAACAGCGAACCGTCGTCGCCGTCGGTGTCGTCGACCGCGTCGGGGTCGTCACCGAAGGGCGCACCTGCTCCGGACCCGAAGATCGAATCGCTCTCGTTCGGGTCGGTGGATTCCGCCGGCGTCTCCGACTCGGCGGTGGGTGCTGGCGACGAGTCAGCGTCGGTTTCGGGCTGGGCCGGTGTCGGTTCCTCACCGTCGGCTGGTTCGGCACGGTCGCCGCTGGTCGATTCGTCCCGGCCGACTGGCTCGCCGTCCGGTTTCTCGTCGGCATCGGCGTCTCCCCCGGCCGTTGAGTGGTCGCGTTCGTCACCTGCGTCGGCGGCCACTCGAGTGGCGTCGGTCGATTCGTCCTCGACCCCGTGGTCGGCCGCTGTCTCGTTCGGTTCAGGGCTGGTCCCTTGCGTTCCGTCGAGAGCAGTGGCAGGCGAGCCAGTCGATTCGACGTCTGGGGGGGACTCGGCCGTCGTCTCGGGAGTTTCACCGGACGGATCGACGTCGCCGGTGGTAGATCCACCGGCGTCGTCTCCGCCGTCCTCGCGGTCGGCGCGGTCTTCGTCCGAACTGGACGGCAACTCGAGTCTTCCTTCCGGAAACATCGAGCTGCTGTCCGTCGGTGCGGCGGTGCCGGCGCCACGGTCGCCCCAGCTCGTTCCGGCTGTCTCGGAGCTGCGGCCGTCGTCGATCTGTTCGAGGGTCTCGCCCATGTCGTCGAAGAGCGTGTCGAGCTCTTCGGCGTCAGCTTCGATCGAGTCGGCCGTCCGCTCGTCGTCTCTGGCAACCGGCAACTCGGAATCGGTACCCTCGGCAGCGCCGACCTCGCTTGCGCTCGCCGGTTCGGTGTCCGTTCCTGGCAATGCCGAAGGCGCCTCGCCGTCCTCGAGTGCCTCCGTCTCGTCGTCTGCGTCGCCCTCGAGTGACGCGTCGGCGGTGTCGAACCCGCCGTCGTCGGTCAACCAGGCTGGCTGCTCGCCTGCGTCGCCGCCGGCGAGCGGGCTCGAGTCGTCGACCTCCCAGCTCTCGTTGCCGAACGTGTCCTCGAACTCGACCGTTTCGCCCTCGAGGTCGCTGGGTTCCGACCCGGCGGGTGACGGATCGTCCATCGACGGTGCAGACTGGACGCCGCCGAGGGCGCTCGCGAGGCCACTGGGAACCTGCCCGCGGTACTCTTCGAACAGCGACTCTTCGGCTCGCTCGAGGATGTCCGTCGAGAGGTTGTAGGTCTCGTCGGTCGCGTCGGGACGCGGGACGAGTTCTTCCTTCTCGGGATCGACGTCGATCAGGACGCTCTCCATCTCCCGGAGGTCCTCGAGACTGTCCTCGAGGTGCCCGTTCGCGATGAGCGTGAGGATCGTATCGGGATCGTTGATGAACGCCTGTACCGTGGCGGCGACCTCGGCGTAGGTGTTGAGCCCGTTCTTGATGAGATAGGCGAGGATGACCTGCCGCTTGAACAGCTCCGTCTCGAGTTTCTCGCGGGACCAGCCCCGGTCGAAGCGGATCTCTTCCAGGGTGTTGGAGTCGCCCATCTTGAGGAACTCGTCGGTCTCTGCTTGCCACTGGTAGACGTCCTGAACGTTGATCTCGTCGTGTTCGGCCTCGTAGTGGTTGATCTCGGTCAGGGACTTGTTCCGCCGGACCTTCCGTCCCTGCACCCGGGTCTGGGTCTGGATCGAGACCAGATCCAGCGCGGTGAACATCGTCTTCGAGACGTTGATCGGGTCCGTCGTAAACCGCTTCAGGACCTCGTCGACGGAGTCAGCGTGGAAGGTGGTGTAGGTAGTGTGGCCGGTCGACATGACCTGGAAGAGGGTCCGACCCTCCTCACCACGGATCTCACCCATCACGATGTAGTCGGGGCGCTGCCGGAGCGCGGCCTCGAGCAAGTCGAACTCGTCGACGTCGCCCTGTTCGTCGTCGGAGAACGAGGGTCGGGTGACGCTGGCGATCCAGTTTCGCTGGGGGAGTTCGACCTCGCGGGTGTCCTCGATGGAGACGATTTTCGCGCTGCTCGGGATAAACAGCGAGACCGCGTTCAGCGAGGTCGTCTTCCCGGACGCAGTACCGCCGGCGAAGATCAGGCTCTTGTGGTTCTCGATGGCGAGCCAGAGGAACGCCATCTCCTCGAGCGAGAAGGTGTTCCAGTTGATGAGGTCGATCGGGGTGAAGGGGACGTCCTTGAACTGACGGATGGTGTAGTTGGTCCCGTGGTCGGATACCTCTTTTCCGAGTGTCAGTTGTGCACGCGAGCCGTCGGGGAGGGTCGCGTCGACCTGCGGGAGTCGCTTGCTGATCCCCTTGCCGGATCGCTGGGCGAGTTTGACGACGAAGTCGTCGAGTTCCTCTTTGCCGTGGTAGATGTTCGAGATGATCTGCTCGTACTCGGAGTGGTAGACGAAGACGGGCGAGTTGTACCCGTCACAGGAGATGTCCTCGACGTTGATGTCGTGTTTGATGCCGTCGATTCGCTCGTATCCGATGAAATCGCGCTTGAGCAGGTACAGGAGTTTCTCGACCTGATACTCGTTCAGCGTGCTCGGATCCTCTGCGAGGATGACCGGTTCGGGTCGAACCGAGATCCCCTCGAGTTCGGTGTTGCCGCCGCTGCCCTCTTCTGGGACCGCCGGCCTGGCTTCGTCACTCGAGTCTGCGCTCGCGGGTAAGTTCTCGGTCGCGTCCGAATCGTTTCCGTCTCCATCGCCGCCGCCGTCACTCGAGAACAGCGACTTGATCGAGTCGAGCAGTCCCGATCCGGAGCCGTTTCCAGAGCCGGAGTCGTCGCCCGGTCCCGACGAGTCCCCCGACCGCGTCGGCGTCGCTCTCGAACGGAGACCCCCGCCCGGCTTTTCGAAGAGATCGTAGCGTTTGAGCAGCCGTCTGGTCTCGGTTTCGATGACGGATTTTCGTCCGTCCTCGGTGTTGTTCTCGGAGATGCTCTCGTCAGAGTACTTGATCGCCGTTCGCAGTTTGCCCGAGAGGAACTCCTTGAGTTCGGTCTCGATTTCGTTTAAGTGCGGCTCGATCACGTAGTACTTCTTCTCGTTTTCCTTCTCCGAGTGGAAGATGACGACGTACGTGTAGGGTTTGTTCACCCAGTAGCGCTCGACCTCCCGGAAGTGGGTCTTCTTCTCGAGCGGGACGGCCTTCTCCAGGTCGTACCGGTTGGCGACGGTGGTCGTGTCGTCCGTATTCGAGAAGAACGCATCTTCGTCGATGTCTTCCTGGACCGACACCGTCCGTTGCTCGAGAACGTCGTCGAGTGCCATCGCAGCGTCGCCGGCGGCAGAGAGCCGCGCCTCGAGGTCGTCCGGGTCGAAGCCGAGTGCCTCCGCTTCGTCGTGCCGGACGATCTCACCGCTTTTGTTTCGTGGGCGGCTCCCGTCGTCGTCGTAGTAGTACTCCCACTTGTAGTGTTCCCAGGTCCAGACGTCCTTGGTGACCGGCGTCGTCTCCGGGTCGACGTACTCGAGAAAGCGCTCCTCGAGGACGTCCCGGTTGTCGCCAGCCAGCGCCAGGACCCATTCTTCGAGGTCGTCGGGGTGGAAACCGAGGTAGGCTTCCGGGTCGAACGAGACGGCGTCCCAGTCGTCGCCGCGAGGAACCGTCGGCTCCGCTCTCTCGTCCGTGTCGAGCCCCAGCTGTGCCTCGGGTCCGGTTCCCGACGGGTATAGCGACGCCACCTCGTCGCCGTACCCGTGTTCGTCCATGAAGTCCGCCCACGTATAGTCGCCGACGCGGGCGGGATCGTCGCCCGCGCCGGCGGTGCCCTCGCGATCGTCGTCCGACGCGCCGTCGGATGCGTCGCCAGTGGAAAAGTCCCCGGCATCCGACTGGTCGGCCTCGTCAATAGCCATTGGATTCAACCAGACCCCCTCCCTTCAAAAAATTCAGGTGCCGATTATCAGACCTGATACCCTCACCGGTCAATTACCCCGTCCGTATCGCCGTAATTTCAGTGTCTCCGACACGTCCGACGGAGAATGCCCATCGGTTATTACTCACTCGCTGACAGTTCTATCCGGATCGCGTGGAACGTATTTTTGCCGGCAGAAGCGTAATATTTGCGTCGGCTCGCCCGGCCTCGGACCCCCGACGGCGAGACGGCGGCGAGGGTGAGGTTCACGGAAACGAGACGGCTATGGGCCACGCTTATCCCGGCGAAGCGCTTTCGGCCCCCATGGACGGCCTCCAGGATCGGACGCAACTGTTCCAGTTGCTGGTCGACGGCGTCGAAGAGTACGCCATCTTTACGCTCGATGCGGACGGTTGCGTTCAGACGTGGAACCTCGGTGCCGAACGGATCAAAG is a genomic window of Natrarchaeobaculum aegyptiacum containing:
- a CDS encoding ATPase, T2SS/T4P/T4SS family — encoded protein: MAIDEADQSDAGDFSTGDASDGASDDDREGTAGAGDDPARVGDYTWADFMDEHGYGDEVASLYPSGTGPEAQLGLDTDERAEPTVPRGDDWDAVSFDPEAYLGFHPDDLEEWVLALAGDNRDVLEERFLEYVDPETTPVTKDVWTWEHYKWEYYYDDDGSRPRNKSGEIVRHDEAEALGFDPDDLEARLSAAGDAAMALDDVLEQRTVSVQEDIDEDAFFSNTDDTTTVANRYDLEKAVPLEKKTHFREVERYWVNKPYTYVVIFHSEKENEKKYYVIEPHLNEIETELKEFLSGKLRTAIKYSDESISENNTEDGRKSVIETETRRLLKRYDLFEKPGGGLRSRATPTRSGDSSGPGDDSGSGNGSGSGLLDSIKSLFSSDGGGDGDGNDSDATENLPASADSSDEARPAVPEEGSGGNTELEGISVRPEPVILAEDPSTLNEYQVEKLLYLLKRDFIGYERIDGIKHDINVEDISCDGYNSPVFVYHSEYEQIISNIYHGKEELDDFVVKLAQRSGKGISKRLPQVDATLPDGSRAQLTLGKEVSDHGTNYTIRQFKDVPFTPIDLINWNTFSLEEMAFLWLAIENHKSLIFAGGTASGKTTSLNAVSLFIPSSAKIVSIEDTREVELPQRNWIASVTRPSFSDDEQGDVDEFDLLEAALRQRPDYIVMGEIRGEEGRTLFQVMSTGHTTYTTFHADSVDEVLKRFTTDPINVSKTMFTALDLVSIQTQTRVQGRKVRRNKSLTEINHYEAEHDEINVQDVYQWQAETDEFLKMGDSNTLEEIRFDRGWSREKLETELFKRQVILAYLIKNGLNTYAEVAATVQAFINDPDTILTLIANGHLEDSLEDLREMESVLIDVDPEKEELVPRPDATDETYNLSTDILERAEESLFEEYRGQVPSGLASALGGVQSAPSMDDPSPAGSEPSDLEGETVEFEDTFGNESWEVDDSSPLAGGDAGEQPAWLTDDGGFDTADASLEGDADDETEALEDGEAPSALPGTDTEPASASEVGAAEGTDSELPVARDDERTADSIEADAEELDTLFDDMGETLEQIDDGRSSETAGTSWGDRGAGTAAPTDSSSMFPEGRLELPSSSDEDRADREDGGDDAGGSTTGDVDPSGETPETTAESPPDVESTGSPATALDGTQGTSPEPNETAADHGVEDESTDATRVAADAGDERDHSTAGGDADADEKPDGEPVGRDESTSGDRAEPADGEEPTPAQPETDADSSPAPTAESETPAESTDPNESDSIFGSGAGAPFGDDPDAVDDTDGDDGSLFDAAGDSTDRSRSPSVFGDSLAGDANSDDGDNGITTDDQETESAAETGSPADAAEDRDA